A DNA window from Phragmites australis chromosome 11, lpPhrAust1.1, whole genome shotgun sequence contains the following coding sequences:
- the LOC133885632 gene encoding peroxidase 2-like produces the protein MAMTMAMATSACKGVLLMAFVAATTSLAGSLQYDFYRSSCPKAEEAVRNATQEIILKDPTMGAAFMRLFFHDCFVKGCDASILLDRSNSNPQPEKIAIPLRGYDAVNKIKAAVEAVCPGVVSCADILAFAARDSAIISGSFGFAMPAGRRDGLNSSTFDVGQGIPSPSFQVQDLIKSFAAKGLSAVDLVALSGAHSFGQTHCSFVTGRLYPTVDPTMNATFAEALKKVCPPPSSGGGGRVLNNNRVTDPNEMSNQYYSNLNSKQVLFTSDQTLLSSNETAKMVKENADNPIAWMARFAGALVNMGKIEVLTGTAGEVRKVCNATNSGS, from the exons ATGGCGATGACGATGGCGATGGCGACATCGGCATGCAAGGGCGTGCTGCTCATGGCGTTCGTGGCTGCCACGACGTCGCTGGCCGGGTCGTTGCAGTACGACTTCTACAGGTCGTCGTGCCCGAAAGCTGAGGAGGCGGTCCGCAACGCCACCCAGGAGATTATCTTGAAGGACCCGACCATGGGTGCTGCCTTCATGCGTCTcttcttccacgactgcttTGTCAAG GGCTGCGACGCCTCCATTCTGCTCGACCGGAGCAACAGCAACCCGCAGCCGGAGAAGATAGCCATCCCGCTGCGCGGTTACGACGCCGTGAACAAGATCAAGGCGGCCGTGGAGGCCGTCTGCCCCGgcgtcgtctcctgcgccgacatcCTCGCCTTTGCAGCGCGTGACTCCGCCATCATCTCCGGAAGCTTCGGCTTCGCCATGCCGGCCGGCCGCCGCGACGGGCTCAACTCCTCCACCTTCGACGTGGGGCAGGGCATCCCTTCCCCGTCCTTCCAGGTCCAGGACCTCATCAAAAGCTTCGCCGCCAAGGGCCTGAGCGCCGTCGACCTCGTCGCGCTCTCCGGCGCGCACTCCTTCGGGCAGACGCACTGCTCCTTCGTCACCGGCCGGCTGTACCCCACCGTGGACCCGACCATGAACGCCACCTTCGCCGAAGCGCTGAAGAAGGTGTGCCCGCCGCCGAGCAgcggcgggggcggccgggTGCTGAACAACAACCGCGTGACGGACCCGAACGAGATGAGCAACCAGTACTACAGCAACTTGAACTCCAAGCAGGTGCTCTTCACGTCGGACCAGACACTGCTGAGCAGCAACGAGACGGCCAAAATGGTGAAGGAGAACGCCGACAACCCCATCGCGTGGATGGCGCGGTTCGCGGGGGCGCTGGTGAATATGGGCAAAATCGAGGTGCTCACCGGGACCGCCGGCGAGGTCAGGAAGGTCTGCAACGCCACCAACAGCGGCAGCTAA